The Nakaseomyces glabratus chromosome H, complete sequence genome segment TTTCTGTTCATTACAAGGCGAATACTACCATTTGTGCTATCTATATCATTATCCATTTCGGTTAGTTCATTTTTAATCTCTGTCAATTTGGCGCTAATTTCAAGTAACTGTCTCTTCGATAATGCAACAGTTTGTAGTAATTCTAACCTCGATTTTTTGCTTTGCTCAAGATAGCCACCCGTCAGGACACCTTTTCCGTCAACGCGATCACCATCTAAAGTAATGCAAGACAATTTATATTGTTTCGAAATTGACAACCCATTTGTCAAGTCCTTAACAACCAAAGCACGTCCAAAAACTTGCTTCACAACACAGTCAAATTGCATATCATACTTGATTTTCTTGATTAAAGGTGTGCATGGTATATTTGGATCAGATGGATAATCAATGTTCTGATTGCCATTTTTCAACTTGTTAAGCGGCATAAATGTAACTCGACCACCTTTCATTCTGAATAATTCGTTCATGAGTATGCTGGCTGTTTCATCGGTATCGACTACTACATGAAATAACGAGTTTCCACCAATCACTTCTGCACAGACTTTGtatttttcattaactTGTATCAACTCACCAACAGTGCCAAAAACAGATTCTGTTCCTAGATTTAGCCTTTCACAAATTTCTTTCACGTTTTTGAAACCATTTGCTAAAGATCTACTCATTGTTTCATTTAAAGatctttcattttctttgactTCATTTACAAGAGAATCCGAAATCATCTGAAGTTTTTGCTCTTCACGCCATTTTTCCTTTCGTGCATCAATGTTTGCCGTATACTTTCTTCTGAGATTAATCAATTCCTTCTCGATATCCTCAATTTCTGCTTTGATACCAGGACCATTGAGAGAATCTTCTAGCTCTTCTATATTGTTTTCTGACTCATTGATTTTTACATCAATAGAGGATTTCTGTTCCTTCAACTCAGTAGTTGATGCTTTCATGGTATTTATCGATTCGCTGAGttcctttatttttgaattaatCCATtcatctctttcttctttagatTTGAATCTTGCATAACTTCCCTTCTTTAGAAGAAAGTTGTTCTGTTTTTCTATACATTCCTTCAGATGATgttttatcaatttctcCTCTGATTGCAACTGGTCAAATCTAGGACTGATCTTTCTCctctttgattttttggAATCTATTATTTCTGTTATCAGTTTCAAATTCTTGCGATCATTGTCATGTTGCTCtttgttttgtttaatCTTTTCCTTTATATCTTTCAGTTGCAATTTAATTGCTTCTGATCTTTCAAGACTTTCCTCCAAAATTGCCTTAGCTTGTTCAAGATCAACAGTTGCTTTCAGTTTTAATGATTTTTGtaaatttttgatttcttcatttaCCTCTTTAATCATGTTCTCTCTTTTTTCCAATTCCAAAATATACTTCTTCGAGGACCCCAGAGTGTCGTTGTAATCACCGTCCAAGCTTTCGATCTGTGAGATTATATCTTGTAATTCCCTATCGTGTAATGTATATCTAAGAACTTTTCTATCTCTTTCCAGGCTGTTGTATTTCTCAAgctcttttctttccttttccaTTTCGTTGAGTTTAGACTCGAGCTCCTCCATTTCCGCCGATATTTGCGCTCTTTTCTGTTCAGTTTCATCCATTTGCTTCATTGACGCTTTTAGTTTGACTTCGAAAGATTTGGCACCGACTACTTCTTCTAACAGTTGTAGTCTTTCTTTATCCTTTGCATTAGTGAGCGAGACAATTCTGCCCTGTGGGACTATATTATATGGGTTGCTCATATAGAAGCCCGCACTTTCCAACATCCTAACTAAATCACCTTTAGTGACATTCCTGTCATTAACTTGGTAGtcatctttcttcaaaCCTACTGTTCTTCTTATACGCACTTCATCAGAACTGCCATTGCTATTTATACCAGTGGGTGCAATGATGCTATGTTCAGGGTCATGGAAAACAATCTCCACAGAGGCACTCATGACTGAGGCCCCAGCTCCTTGGTGTATCAACCCTTGACGCTCCTCACGTTTCAAGTTGCTGTAATCATCACTCAGCACAAACCTCACAGCGGCAAAGAAGTTGGACTTACCAGAACCGTTAGCACCAATCACAACATTGTGATGCGGCGAAAAATCACCAATTATCGTCTCATTCCGATAAGTCTTGAAACCCTTTATGATAACACGCTTGATATACATCGCAATATATACCTTTCTATCTTAGCTCAGCTTCGAAGAGTGTTGGTGGAATAGCACAGCAAGTAATAGTAACAGGTAGTTGCTTCTGTATTTGCACCACCAGTAAGTAGTTCCTGGTATAAcagtttcaaaatatctttAGAAACCTTATAAAGCAACAAGCGCCGATAGCGATCCCAGATCTGAAAGACTTTCAAACTGAAAGCTTCAAATGAAACACgaaaattaatatttagaAAAACTAAAAGTACTTGACGCGTCGTATAAATATTGCATTCAACGATTGTGGTCACatgtatattatattttacgATATATCATATGACCTCATGTTTCGTCAACTATCATATACATTTTTGACTAGCATAGAGGATTTTGCATTTGATGTACTTGGAGGTAGTAACTAAACAGATTGTTATGAATACTGTGTATATTGGCCTCGAAGCAGGTAGCTATTGAGTGTCCAATTTTGAACTTCTGTGGAAGCAATTGATAAGGATAGCAGCTGTTACCTCgatttttatttcctcGGGTGAGTTTTATTTGTTACTGGTACAATTGTTATAGGTCTAGAAAGGATTTAACTTGCATAGGGTTTGTTCTTTGCTCAGGTTACAGTTTTACAAAATACATTTAACTTGTTTGAAAAAGGTGGGAAAACTAAATGGTTGTACTTCGAAAGCTTTTTGGTTTGGTTCCCTTGATTGGGTTTACCATTGCGGAAAGTACGTGTGAATATAAGGCCTTAAGCAACGAGGCTCAAAGCTTGAAGAATGACATTGATTCCTTGAACAGCTATGACACCTTGATAAGCATAGTAGAAGAATGTCTCGTGGCAGATAAGCATAAGGACTACGACGACCTGATAAAACTGTCGTACCAATTATACTACAAAAATGGTTTGATACAACTGTCGGCAGGAAGATATCATAAGGCCGTGGCGCTGTTTGAGAGGGCGCTCGGTGGAAATACGAATACTGGTGATTCTTATTTCCTACTTATTGCGAAGAAGTTGCAGCAGATTTATATAGATTTCGGATTATGGAGTAATATAACATCCACTACTCTGCCTATTACTGAGAAAATTGATCCTGCACTAAAAGAAACATATGAGGAGAGACAAAGAGTGTATCATGATACTTTAAATCGGATCAAAGAAACGttttcaaaaaacaaaaatgaacAGCACCTTGAAGAACTCTTTGATTCATTGACAGAAATATCTCCCTATAACCGTGAGGTCATATATATGGCCATTGATTATTACAATGCTAATATTATTACCAATAATAGGGTTGACCTAACAAGAGTtataaaattgaaggagAAATATGAAACATTACTGGAAGTGCATAGTACTTCGCTTACCCTGAACGAAAGGCTCGAAACTCATTTCAAGATTTCGGTaatccaaatatttttgttagGACAGGATCCTCTTATTCAAGGAAGTTCTTCTCATTTGAGAAGATGTCTAAATATTGACATGGACTATGGTCCATGTAAAGATTTGATCAAGCTAAGTTCTCGTTTGAACAAGGTAAATCCCGACATGAGGCTGGTGAAAGATCCCGAGGCATATAAAAATGGGCATATTATAATTGAAGATTGGAAAAATGTTGTAGACTTCTATATTAACAATAAGCCctctttgaaattatttacCTTAATGAAAGGTGCCAAATTTGACACTAAAACTAACTATGATTTGTTGAAAAGGCTTCAGTTCCATCTGCTCTCTACATTAACTGgacaacaagaacaaccAGAAAAGTTGATCACAATGTTTTTTGTAAACTTAGATGTGATACTTTGTCAAGCgtcttctttcttgtcaaaaaaggataaaaagGAAACATCTAAAATGTGTTTACATGCTCTAAGCAGTATTGGTCTCGAGACAAAAGAAGCTTATCGCGAAAGTTTGTCAAATGGATCGCCTCTGCCGGCTGAAACTGTTATTGATCTATGGAATTCTTATCCACACATGCTTATCTACACCATGACTAATATTGTTAAGAAGTATGGTAAAAAACAAAGAGGTAGTGACAATTTGGTTGAACAGGTGAGCAAATTTTGGAATGAAAATAACTTGAGGGAAAGTAAAAATCCATATGTTGTAAACTTGAATAACTTAATGGAAAAAGTGGATAAGAACAAGAGGGAGCAGCAGTTTAgacaacaacagcagcaacaacaaaggTTTTttcaacagcaacagcaacagcaacaaagatatcaacaacagcagGCCAGTGGGTTAACTGATAGCCAAACTGCTAAAAATTATTACCAAATTTTAGGTATAAAACCTGAAGCATCTGATAAGGAAATTCGTAAGGCCTATTTAAGTTTGACTAAAAAGTATCATCCAGATAAGCAAGGTAAACAACTAtcagaagaggaagaaaagaagaatgaCGAGAAGATGTCAGAGATTAATGAAGCGTATGAAGTAttaaatgatgaagaaaaaaggaaGGAATATGACTCTATCAGATCAGGATCGAGGCAGTTTCAACCTAGAAACAATTTTAGAACTAACCAGAGAAGAGGTGGTTATCAAGGCTTCCAAGGTGGATTTCCGGGAGGCTTTCCGGGCGGCTTTCCATTTGGTAGtggttttggtttttaAGGCGTGTTTTAGAGCACCACAAAATCGAATAATAGATTTTATCTTTAATTGTGATAATATGTGAACAAAGATGGTGATTTCATTGAAAAGTTGTTAttcctttttcttattGGTTTTAAGTCGGGCAAAGTTTGTTCTGGAATATCAGGAAAGAATATAAATAGCACAAATAATGTGATTGTTTTTTGTTGGCgttgatattattcatgAACATGAAAGAATTATTCATTAAAGTGtatatatcattattttataGAGTTATTAACAATTATAGTCGATGTCTAAGAATGACAATTCTAAAATAGTTTTAAATAAAGTGGCATTTTTGCTagatttcttcttcgtcTCCATCAACTACTCCACCATCCGTATTGGCAGAATCATGAATCTCTCGAAGTTTATCCATCGTCCTCACTATAAATGGTCGAAGTTCATTAATTTCTAGCAAACTCAGATTATCAAGTTGTAAATGAGATGCATTTAATTGTTTTAAACCTTTCAGCACTTTCGTTTGTCTTATTTCTCGGAGGTCTTGAACTTTGCTACGCAATTCATGTACTGGATCATGAAAATCATCTGCTGCTTTTGCAAACAGTACATTGGCGATTACCAACCAATTCCATGGTAAATCGCAAAACCTATCTGAGTTATTCGTTTCTTGTTGGATCTTACGATTAAGTTCGCGTAATGTCAGCCAGGAGGGAGCCACTATACTacatttgttttgttgtttcAATAACAACGCTATCCACAGCTTTACTTCAGTAGACCTCATCGCTACCATATTATTCAAGTTGTCGTTTTCAGTGGTTAACATACTCCATTTTGTATCCACATCACCGTATGCTCCTCTGTTCTTATCCCTCCGTTTCTGTCTCGTAGTTATACGGGGAAATATCTTAACTGTCTCTTCTTCCACTAGAAACTGCACTTCTTCTGGACTGAATGTCTCTTGCAAATGAGCAGGCAATGCCATTTTTCACttaattttataattaGCCAAACTTGCCCTCAACTATATTAAACCCTAGCCTATTACTACTTGTTGATTGCGCTAAATAATTACTCCACTAGTGATGCTACTGCAGTTCATAATACAAGTAGTTATTGCATGTCAATTTCGTGATTCCCACTCTAAGCTTTTCACAACATCAgtgaatttttgaaaaaatattgcgatgagcttgaaaTTAAGGTAACGAGCTCTATTTTATACAAAGAATATTGAGTAGCTCAGTAGTTTCTGTACCATTATTAAGTTCTCTAAAGGTTCTAGTCTATTATTCTATTGTTAGTGACGCTCAATTGTATAGCTGGGTGGAATGTGGGCTCACTTGTTCAAGCATGGATTCAAGTATGAGCAACAAAACTCGTTGTCCAAGAGCCTTATTCTGAGTGTTTTAAACTCTACTGCTACAAAGCGAGAAGCGAAGGATTACTTGATCAAGTATGCTAATGGATCTTCAAACTATCACTATTTATTGCTGATCAGAAATATCGCCACGCAGAGTGAGAGGTCTTTACATAGACTTTCGGACTCGATAAGACGGTTGAAATTCCTCGGTATTAGTCCCGTATGTGTTCTTTTACCCTCAGGTAGAATACAAACGGAGGTTGAAAAAATGGATAAGCTCATAACTCTATCACAATTGAAACCCTTAGTTTTGGACTACGGATTGTCTAGGGCTTTTGACGGAAGTTATGAGTCAATCATGCAGACTGCACTTGATACCGAGTATTGCACCACAAGAGGTATTGTGCCAATTGTGAAgccatatatatatgaccAGAGCACTGCTTCCCGTGGGTTAATTTCAGATCCTGTGCTGTTTATGGACCAGTTATCTAGGGATAGCTCTTTAaagtttgataaattttttattctgaATAGAAGTGGTGGTATCCCATCTGGTGAACGTAACCAAAATTCgcatatatttataaacCTTTCTCAAGAGTATCAGAAGATACATAGAACATTGACAAGTTCTATTAGAACTATAGTGGAAAGACAACCAAGAAGTGAAGATTTGCTCGATAGGTTGGAACTATATGTTAGGGAAAGTGACATAATATCTTTGGAGGCGGAGTATAAGGAGCACATGGAGAACTTACAACTGATGAATACAGTCTTATCCAACTTGTCTTCTAGTGCTACTGGAGTTATAACAACTATTAACGCTGCGTCCTCGCCATCTGATACTGTTAATCCACTCGTTCATAACCTCCTTACAGATCGATCAATtatctcttcttcactTCCCAGATTCAAGAATAAATCTGGAAACTTTTTAAGCCCAAGTGGTCAAGATTGGTATGAAATGCCAGTGGAGATAGAAACAGATGAGGAAACTCTACAAGGTGAAGATTCAGTATTCGTTACCACAGTGTTGAAGAAAGGTGTCGACATCAAAGAATTTGATTATTCTCATCTTACTAGTGAAAATACTGTCAATCTTCCTaaacaatttcaaatcaaGCTCCATGATGAAAGTACATACAATAATTCATGTTCAAAGTATAAACTGGACTTGGtaaaatttaaaaacaTAATTGATAAAAGTTTCGGAAGGGAACTTGATCTAAATCATTACCTAAACAGAATAAACGGAAAGATTGCAtctattatcattattgGCGATTATGAAGGAATAGCTATTCTAACTTACGAAGGACCACCGGATAATAAGTTTGTATATCTGGATAAATTTGCTGTTCTGCCACATTTGAAGGGCTCCCTCGGTATTtctgatattatttttaatctGATGTTTAAGAAGTTTCCTAGAGAGGTCGTTTGGAGAAGTCGTGCGAATAACGTCGTGAATAAATGGTACTTTCAAAGAAGTGTTGCCGTACTTGACCTTTCAATGGAACTAGATGAAGGTGATATGCAAGAAAGTGAGTTCAAGTTATTTTATCATGGAGATCCAGAATCTTCGCTCAAGTCTATTGTAGCAATAGATCGTTTAAGAGATCTAGCAAAATATGTGAGAAATATCAAGCCAAGCTGGGTCAAATAGAGGCAGTTTATGAAATCAATGACTATGTATTGTATGGTTGCATCGTGACGTAATGAGATTTaagtatttattattatatattcaatttgaaaaagacTTTAACAAGATAAACTGGTCTATAAATATCGGTTATTAAAACCTAATTAAAAAGTTCTTCCAAAAAGTCCCACTCTTGATCCAACGTATCTCTTCTATATTGTCGGCGAATCATAGGGACATTGTGTTTGATTGAAGTGTCTTCAGCAGTATCGTACCATACATCAACACCACcaacattttctttgaaatacttATCTGGCCTAACACTAATACCAGACCAATGAGCCTTATACCAGCCTTCATAACCACAAGCAATGACACTGTTTCTGGCTAGCTCACATAGATCAGCAGCATTGAGAAGATAGATACTGGCGGCTACACTATATTCTTCTATCATTGGCTCCATTGTGTATGAGGAATTAAACAAAACTGAATTAGATGACAAAGAGGTTTTCATTCCTAGCTTGAACATTCTCATAAATGGATTGGATCCATACGAGTGATCATCACTGACAGTAATATCCCTCTTTGTTATTTCACCCTGACAAAAACCAGTTAAAGAACTTAAATCTGATTTGTATTTTCTACCTTGCCTTTCTAATTGCATCGAAGGCATTGTAACGGATGATAATGGGGCAATTATAACTGGAACCTGCAGCAGGTAAAACAAATATGTTAGTAAGGCTGGTGCACTCCAGATATATTCAGCATTCATTAATCCTCCATTGCATAATAATAGATTACATATTAATGATTCTGTTTGATCTGTAATATATCTGTCGGTAAATTGGGACGATCGGTTATCTAAATCAGAGCAGTAACATCTTAAAGTAATACATGGCTCGCTCCTTCTATTCATCATATAATTGAAGTGACCTAATCGTTGATAGATATAGTACATGTAATAAGCAACTGGGGGGTTGTCACCTTGGGCTACCCATTCAGCAGGTGTTTGGTTAATGTCTGAAAACTCTTTCCAGAGGTAATCATCATTTTCGCTTATTACTAAATCGAGGgaacaaatatttgtaataAAGTAATGGAAATCCGGATTATTGTCAGAGTTGTTAGTGTGATCAAAAATAGGTTTAAATATCATGTCTAACATGTCATTAAAGCAAGTCACTCTACCCAGTTTGAACAGCTTTGAGTAAACTCTCGAAATTTGAACATTCCACCTTATATtatatgatattaaatTCCATCTCTTGATCCAATTTGAGAATTTGTACCACCAGTTATCTTCCTGAGAATCATAAAACTGGAAATCGACAGAAACTTGTCCAAGTTGATACTTGGATTTTTCCCAAGTATGTACTGTGTATTTTATGAATACTTCGGCAAAGTATTCTCCTTCTAATATGTTGTCAAACTCAAGAAAAGTTTTGGCCAATAAGAAGAAACGCAATTCCTTTCCTTCAAGTTGTACATCAGCTTCCCTTGATGgaattaaatgaaattgtTGTAAGTAGACAGTCTCATACCATTCCAAGAAATCATCATCTACAATTTTTAAACCTAGAGCAATAGGTTCGGCACTGGTACAGCCGATTTCAAATAGCTCGGATAATTTAATGGTTTCTCCTGTTGAAAACTTGTATACAATTCTTTCAGGTTCCTTGTTAAGTTTTTCCCATATGAACTCACTCAACTGCCTTTGGGTAATACATCCACTTAGTAAGAAATTGCAATCCACTTTACGGGAATTGTAGAAATCTCTATAAGGAACTTTCTTATTCTCTAGTATTTCCGTTTTCGATTTCAAATGTTGGAACAACTCGAATTTATCATTTAGGTAtgatattcttttcttagCGAGGTTATCAAAATGATTGTTTTGTAAAAGTTCGacaacaaaatcaaaatcttctCTAAATTCCGCAAAATCGGGTATCTTTTGATAGAAATTAAAGTCACAAAACTTGCGTGATGGATCACTAGCGTTATCATCATCGATCTTCTTTTTATGTTTCTTTAAAGCTTTTTTATACAAATCATAGTCAAAAAACTCTCCCGTATGGTGAACCCCACCAAGAAATTTTGCTGAAGTTTGGTTTGGTTTAACAGCTTCAGGCAAATTGATTAAATCCTCTTCGTCATCAAATTCGTTTCTTGCGCTAACATAGTAACTTTGTTTCTCTTCCTTTTGCTCTTCTAATGTTAAtcttttatcattttcatatttccAAAATTTTGGTAGCGGTTTAGGATAAACAAATGCTCttttatcatcaaatttaacATTTGAAGCACTATTCTGATACGAGTTCACCACATACTTCGTTCTTGACATCACTATCTTGTTGAAGGGATTATTCTCGGCATCGACATCAGCGCTATCTATCTCCCTGGCTCGCACAGGTCTTGCATTGTATGAGACATGTTCTATtcctttcaaaatattcagCATGGGATTATCTGATATAGTAGAGCACTTGGTCCTgatctcttcttctccttgaGGATCCCAATACATTGGCGAACCAGCTTCCATCTGCTGATCAAAAGCAGTGCCCAAGGAAATCATATCCAGATCATCAATTGAAATCTTATTAGTCTGCACTAATTTGTTCAAGTTCGCTGATGGAACAATACCTTTCCCTTTAAGGGAGTCAGCAATCTTTGCTGTGCTGTCAGCTGTCACAGCATGTTCGTAGTCATCGTGAAGTAGCGATGGTCTCCTTTGCAATACTGATGGCGCCATTATACTTGTGACCAATATTTCTCTTCAATTATCTGTACCTGTTCTTGACACAGTTCCGAATAGCTTAATTGAATCTGGAATAGTTATTGAAAACCTCTCGAGACTATTACTTTTAGTATAAATAGTTATTAGCGTATTATCGAAGGGGGGGTGAGTCCTTCGTTAGGGGTAGATGTCTGATGTAAGTTTGTGCAGGGTAAACTTGCTCAGAGTAGTGTACCACATTAAAGGGCAAAGGATGGCATTAAAGAGCAGTATGAATGAGTACTGTTCATCAAAATCTTATATTGGTTTTTATTCTGCATTACAATATAATCTTCTCATGCAACATGCTTGTAATGATATGTATACataaatatcaattttgaaacttCAAAATAGGTATTTCCCAAGTATTTTACGGCTCACTTGTCACATATCTTGACTGAAACTCTCATTACCATTACCAAATGTTTGATTACAGATATTGATTATATAGGACAGCATAAGCTACATCAAAATTCAAGTTTGTCTTCTATTCAAGTAGCTATTACGTTTCATTAGCAATATAGCCTTGGTATACATGTATGCCTGAGTTTTTCTCTAAATAACATAACATAAAAAGCTCGTATGGCGCAGTGGTAGCGCAGCAGATTGCAAATCTGTTGGTCCTTAGTTCGAACCTGAGTGCGAGCtctgttttttttccatttttttagCTTTATATTATAGTTGTTAAACTAAATGGTGCAGTAGTCATAGTGTTTTTAAGGTATTCTTTTTAGATTTCTTATTAGTATTCAGTACTTTTGAAATCATTGATAAGTTATATATGTTACTTGTCCTGATATATAAGCGATGAAAAATGCATTTTTTGGCTTATGCTAaagatatttatatttattataagTTATTTGATTATGCTATTGATAGAAGTTGAGCCTCCATAATCTGATCTTACCTTGTTCGTTACCTACCGCTAACATTTCACCATTAGATGAAATGGCAACACTTGTCACTTTACCCAATGGGGTACCGCTTGTGGGCCAATTCGAGAAAACTTTCCCTGATGGTAAGTGTACTAATCTTAAGGCATCTTTTATAGCTCTGGATGACATACAAAGGATTTGGCCATCAGGAGAAAAGTTCAATGAGGAAATAGAGGTCGTTAGTTGATCTAATGTGGCAATTGGAGAAATGGCTGCGTTTTTGAGATCTGCGTTACTACGAATGGCACTTCTATCATAGACATTTACAAAGCCACTCTCACTACCAATTGCTAGCCATCTGTTTTGTCTTATTTTTCTAGAACTCATTGGTAATAAGTGATCTGAACTTgtaccaccaccaacttGGATGGTGGTAATACCGATACCACCATTGTCTTTCCACCTGCGGattatttcattgtttttgCTTAAATTGAATTCCCATATTTCACCATAAGTGTTTGTAACAATTAGAATTGTCTGGAATCTACCCTTCGATATTGGCTGATAGTCAATGCAGAAATCGACCAGATTTCCTTCTATCTTGCATCCAGTTATCCAAACACCAGAGTTTGCATCGATGATATTTATCCAACCGCTACCACCCTGTAATACAACTATACCTTGAGAAGAATTGGTAGTAAAGTTATATAGATAACCAACTTTAAACTTCTCAAAGGATCTCTGGGTCTCTTCGTGACCATACATTCTGGAGAATTTATCAATCTTGGCGACTGATGCCGCCTTTTCAGAACGGGCATTGTTGAAGGAAGCAGACAAGTCCCAAGAATGCATGTAGCGTCTTCTACCACctgtatatattttttgctCTTGTGGCAGTTTGCTGGAGGTGTTGTTATGAGAAACGTAAAAGCAACAAGTTTGCACGGGAGTGCCTTTCAAGTACACACTTGTAACTAATGGATTAGATTTACCATCGATATGATAAAGTCTTAAAGTTCTATCGTAACCACCGCTTAGTAAAAGTGGTTTGGAAGGATGAAAGGAAAGCGATTGGATTGCCGAATGTGATGCGTGACTGGCATTGGCGTCCTTTAATCTCAGTATATCCAAGCTCTTTTCCGGTAAGAGTTTGGTTGTTATATTATCCCTATATGTAAATGTACTCTCCAATATCTTTGACAAGGCATTTACGTCACCATTTATCACAGAGTTCAGTTGTTCTGAGTTGCTATCGTAGTCGCCATCGCTCAGATCACCTTCACTGTCAGAGATCGAATCAGCCCATTGTGGTCTGggatatattttttcaaactGAGCTCTTAATCTTCTCACATAGTCAGCACCACTAATATGACTGTCCTGGTAATTTTGTCTCAGTTTCTTTGTCCTGTTATTGGAGGTAATCGGTACCGACAATTTCTCATCATCGGAGTCCACCCAcgcttgttcttcttcctcgTCACTAGTCATTCCTTCGTCATTATCAGATGCACTATCGCCATTGTCATCAACATCCATCTCTTCACCGTCACCTTCACCGTCATCGACGTAGAACAGTTGGTCATCTGCTAATTGCTC includes the following:
- the SMC3 gene encoding cohesin subunit SMC3 (CAGL0H02805g~Ortholog(s) have ATPase activity, DNA binding, cohesin ATPase activity, double-stranded DNA binding, protein kinase binding, topological DNA entrapment activity), whose protein sequence is MYIKRVIIKGFKTYRNETIIGDFSPHHNVVIGANGSGKSNFFAAVRFVLSDDYSNLKREERQGLIHQGAGASVMSASVEIVFHDPEHSIIAPTGINSNGSSDEVRIRRTVGLKKDDYQVNDRNVTKGDLVRMLESAGFYMSNPYNIVPQGRIVSLTNAKDKERLQLLEEVVGAKSFEVKLKASMKQMDETEQKRAQISAEMEELESKLNEMEKERKELEKYNSLERDRKVLRYTLHDRELQDIISQIESLDGDYNDTLGSSKKYILELEKRENMIKEVNEEIKNLQKSLKLKATVDLEQAKAILEESLERSEAIKLQLKDIKEKIKQNKEQHDNDRKNLKLITEIIDSKKSKRRKISPRFDQLQSEEKLIKHHLKECIEKQNNFLLKKGSYARFKSKEERDEWINSKIKELSESINTMKASTTELKEQKSSIDVKINESENNIEELEDSLNGPGIKAEIEDIEKELINLRRKYTANIDARKEKWREEQKLQMISDSLVNEVKENERSLNETMSRSLANGFKNVKEICERLNLGTESVFGTVGELIQVNEKYKVCAEVIGGNSLFHVVVDTDETASILMNELFRMKGGRVTFMPLNKLKNGNQNIDYPSDPNIPCTPLIKKIKYDMQFDCVVKQVFGRALVVKDLTNGLSISKQYKLSCITLDGDRVDGKGVLTGGYLEQSKKSRLELLQTVALSKRQLLEISAKLTEIKNELTEMDNDIDSTNGSIRLVMNRKENMQSNLNTWKHKLSHERNELLFLQQEKTNICEKIDSVDLNLGVSGEKLTQLKIDLTKTFNNELTTEEKKEIEILSKEILENQNKLNLTSETLSHLSVEIDTITAELESKLIPQQNDIKQKLLDSSDSIIEQLLLDSEELEGRASEADNQLTIQKRALQSIEKEIESTKAEITNKERILEKANNQQRLLLKKLDEYQKDVDKTMIKKTTLATRKKEIEQKIREVGIISEDTLDKFKTLSSEDLLLKLNEANKEISGMRNINKRAFENYKKFNEKQSELRERATELDDSKQSIQDLIIKLKEQKLNAVDKTFDKVSKNFVMIFEKIVPRGTATLNIHRINLQGTDDNSELFTQSNEHTTPYEGVSISVSFNSKQDEQLKVEQLSGGQKTVCAIALILAIQMVEPAPFYLFDEIDAALDKQYRRAVAQTISQLSNNAQFICTTFRSDMVDAANKFYRVKYENKQSSVIEVTKEEAKRFIKGGNKLSEI
- the PSF2 gene encoding DNA replication protein PSF2 (CAGL0H02849g~Ortholog(s) have role in double-strand break repair via break-induced replication, mitotic DNA replication and CMG complex, GINS complex, cytosol, nuclear chromatin, replication fork protection complex localization) — protein: MALPAHLQETFSPEEVQFLVEEETVKIFPRITTRQKRRDKNRGAYGDVDTKWSMLTTENDNLNNMVAMRSTEVKLWIALLLKQQNKCSIVAPSWLTLRELNRKIQQETNNSDRFCDLPWNWLVIANVLFAKAADDFHDPVHELRSKVQDLREIRQTKVLKGLKQLNASHLQLDNLSLLEINELRPFIVRTMDKLREIHDSANTDGGVVDGDEEEI
- the JEM1 gene encoding Jem1p (CAGL0H02827g~Ortholog(s) have chaperone binding, unfolded protein binding activity and role in karyogamy involved in conjugation with cellular fusion, protein folding in endoplasmic reticulum, ubiquitin-dependent ERAD pathway) — encoded protein: MVVLRKLFGLVPLIGFTIAESTCEYKALSNEAQSLKNDIDSLNSYDTLISIVEECLVADKHKDYDDLIKLSYQLYYKNGLIQLSAGRYHKAVALFERALGGNTNTGDSYFLLIAKKLQQIYIDFGLWSNITSTTLPITEKIDPALKETYEERQRVYHDTLNRIKETFSKNKNEQHLEELFDSLTEISPYNREVIYMAIDYYNANIITNNRVDLTRVIKLKEKYETLLEVHSTSLTLNERLETHFKISVIQIFLLGQDPLIQGSSSHLRRCLNIDMDYGPCKDLIKLSSRLNKVNPDMRLVKDPEAYKNGHIIIEDWKNVVDFYINNKPSLKLFTLMKGAKFDTKTNYDLLKRLQFHLLSTLTGQQEQPEKLITMFFVNLDVILCQASSFLSKKDKKETSKMCLHALSSIGLETKEAYRESLSNGSPLPAETVIDLWNSYPHMLIYTMTNIVKKYGKKQRGSDNLVEQVSKFWNENNLRESKNPYVVNLNNLMEKVDKNKREQQFRQQQQQQQRFFQQQQQQQQRYQQQQASGLTDSQTAKNYYQILGIKPEASDKEIRKAYLSLTKKYHPDKQGKQLSEEEEKKNDEKMSEINEAYEVLNDEEKRKEYDSIRSGSRQFQPRNNFRTNQRRGGYQGFQGGFPGGFPGGFPFGSGFGF